The nucleotide window TGTACAATAGGCCATCTGTGCCATCAGTACCTGTTGCACATTCTACTGAGATGTCAGaaacttatgaaaacataGAAATGCTGTTGCAAATGATAAAGTACCATGAGCGCAACTGGTTGATATGTGCTGATTTAAAAGTTGTAGCTCTCATACTAGGACTTCAAGGTGGCTACACTAAATTTCCCTGTTTTCTTTGTCTCTGGGACAGTAGGGCGGATACTTCCCACTTTACTCGGAAATTGTGGCCACCAAGAGATGAGTTTCTGCCAGGATCTAAGAATGTGAACTCACATCCTCTTGTTGCTCCagcaaaaagttattttatcgCCCTTGCACATCAAGTTAGGGTGcatgaaaaactttgtgaaaggTATGGACAAAGACGGAGAAGGATTTAGGTACctgcaagaaaatttttcgTCTTTATCAGAAGCTAAGCTGCAAGCAGGGTTTTTCACTGGACCTCAAATCAGACAACTGTTAAAGGATGAAGATTTCGAAAAACATTTGTCTGTAACAGAATTGCAAGCATGGAAGGGGTTAAAAGCTGTTATCCAGCAGTTCCTTGGAAATAACCGAGCCTCCAATTACAGACAGCTTGTTACAGATATGCTCGATGCTTTTCAGAGACTTGGGTATAGGATGAGCGtcaaaatgtactttttacaCTCCCACCTCGACTACTTCCCAGATAACTGTGGAAAGTTTAgtgaggaacaaggtgaaCGTTTTCACCAGGAGATAATGGTGATGGAGGAACGCTATCAGGGACAGTGGAATGTCAGCATGATTGCTGGCTACTGCTGGTGTCTTAAAAGAGaggactctactaaacatgcAAGAAGCCGGAAGACGCGCATTTTCATTAAGATAGATACCGAGATAATGAACTGTTGTGCTTTCAATAAATATCATTTTACTGGATTGTATCGTTATTGTTGccatatttcaaaaatcttttttgttttatcatgAGAAGACAAAGATGTGTAACAATTCTGTTCAAACAgtgaattttttcaagtcaagCTTGTTGTACACATTGTGTTATTTTGCGATTATTCACCATAAACGCTAGTTATCTCAAAATCCTGATGTGCTAGAATGAAAAGGACCACAGATTCAGAATCAGTGCCTCAAAATTAGCTatgtttgcatgtttttagtgaagaaaaaatttaaagttgaaaaatgcaggCCAGTGAATTATCGTACTGTATTTTGTCACTTATGGCCAGGTATGTTGTTTGCTCATTTTATATCACAAAACCTGAGGTTCAAAATAAGAAAACCCGAATTAATTGGCAATGACTTtttcttattaaaatctaCAGTAGCTTTGCCAAATGATGAGATTGTCAGTAGTAACAGCGAAGAATAAAAATACTAAGCAGGGAAAAACATGTTTGACCTTGAGCTAACCTGCCACACTGCATTGCCATGCACAGCTTTCTTTTTTGTTGCTGCAAAACTGAGGCTATAACAATGGTGTAGGTATCTAAGCCTATCTAAAAATAGTCTTAACAGTTTAAAAACGACATTTTAGATCAAATGCCCAAATCCAATGCAACTTTTTCATATAAATTACAAACTAAAAAATGGGCATATTCTATGAAGCAAATGAAATTACAATGGTGATaaatgaaagttattaaaaGACCAAGAAAATAAATAGCTTAGAAAATACAAGGCTAAAAATTTAGCTgatataacttatttttaataaattatgtGAGGTTACTCATAGTACATGTTAATAACATGAACATGATGGGTCTTCCAGCTTTCTGTGTCCATTTGCAGCCTATTGCACCATGATGTTGAGCACTAGTCAGTCAAATTGTCAAACAACATATGgttaaaaatataagcaaCTACATACTCTTCAGTGTTGTCATTTGGATCCAACACCACACAAGTTGCATGTTGGTGACAAGCTATTTGTTCCTGGCCACATTCCTTCCTTTTCCTGTCACAATTTTCCCCAGACCATCCAAGTTCACAAGACCCGGCAATGCAATTACCTCTACTCACTACACTGTTGTCACATGTTCCATGAAGACATGAGCAGTCTAGCAAAAAATAGCATTCAATCCACTGATTGAGTAAGATTAGGTTAGTGAGCTTAACTAAAACAAGCATTAATTAAATGTCCCTGCTTTGAAATGAGTCTTTTAGCTTGTTTAAAAGTATTGTTGCACtaaaaattatattatgaaatttgtaaaaatgggCTAAGGTTTAACCCAAACTAAAAATCAATTCAAAACTTTACATTGCTGCAGCAAACAATGTTTTGGAGTCAGATTAACaaacaatcgatcaagcaaCAATTAACAACAGTTCACAACCCCAACAATGCGTCCAGTTTGCACAAATATAACTGTGTTTCAGAAATAGAGTTTTCCAAAAATCAAAACTGGAGAAGTtaataatttatcaaaacgaaaacatttgcatAACGAAATAgcatttgattgaaatgttTATAGAATTAAGTTTTTACTACGCAATCAGTGGCGTCATGTGTGCTTAGAGATATAATTGCTGTAATTAAGTAAAAGTCGAATGAAACGTCAGTGAGTTGGATAATATTCAAAACAATGACATAATTTCCTTTCATATTCTTGTAGATTATCTGGGCTCGGACTGTTTGCAAAAATGCAAACCAGGTTTTATTTCTAGTGGTGCTTTCATTGTGCCCTTGAACAAAGCATAAACAACACTTGCTCCTGCTCAGTAGTTCTGaagaacaaaaaagaaaagaaaaaatgtgtttCCACCAGAACCTGGTCAAAGGCAAGATCGGTAGCCAGGGTTCAAATAGTAAAAAATCATTGCTAAGTTTTATGTCGTCCAACATCTTTCCTCAATCCAAGGTTAAAAATTACAAGACCACACCATTTTCGATATAATATGGTTGTAATTGGTCATGTGCCATCATTACACAGGTCCACTTAGTACCAGCTTGACATTGACAGTTCTTTGTTCAAACAACCTTCACCAGAAAAGAAAGACTCACCCTATTTGAAGACTATAAACTAAAGGAtaacacaaattttatgctcAATATTTGTGTTCAAAGCGTTGTCTCTAACCATATGTTAAGCTATTTTAAGCTTACATCATCGGATCTGTAAAAGTCAGAGATCACATCTAACTTTGTACATAACGCCCCACCAAGAGTTCACTGGAAAAGTGTTTACTAGGTAAGAGCATGTGACGATATTCAATAGGGGAGTACTGGAAAACAGCCTCAAGCGGCAATGTCATTATGTCGATTTCTTTAAAGCTTGTTTGAATGTTTATACCAACCAAACAGCTGCCCCATTTGCTGACAAGTGATTTGATGCAGCCATTAAGTACAAACTTCCTCTGAATTAAAAGTTGTGGTGCTGTCACTGACAATTCTGTTGGTGTATCCAAAGGTGTCGACGAAAAAGGTGGTTGTAGATTTTGCCCTGAATGAATCAGCGTTTTAAGAAATGGTTgagtgttttaaaaaaatgaatcaaaattttataaaccaATTaacgtattttacggaccataaggcgcaatttaaatcctttttttcctcataaattgatcgtgcgccttataagccAGTGCGCATAATGTATGGATCAAATACAGATAGTGCTTTATTGCCTACACTCAAAACTAGTACCGatactattattatataaataaaacacCATCTTACACAATAAACTACGGTAAAAGCAACTAGCAACTGTGATATTCACTAggctcattttttcttttgctcatTGTACTATTGTGACTTGCTTAcatttattacgtaacaaggTGACGTAACATTTATACGGTAACCCATACTCCTTAAAATACGTTGCGTTCTATAGCCCGGTGCGCCTTATGTaggaacaaaaaactaatcaaggcaatttattgacagtgcgccttataatcgggtgcgctttatggtccgtaaaatacggtaatgGCCATGAAGTTGATTGTGTGTTCAATATGAATGTTACTCTTTGCTTTCTTTTGGAATCCGGTGATGACTTGAAAGCTTCCTTGGCTTCTTTTGTACATGTAGTTCAGTTTTACACAATTTGTTATGATGCTTTGGTCAATCCTCGACCAGCAGACGGCTGCATCTGTAAGGTGCTTCATCTTGTGTAGTCCACAGTGACCTAACTGCAATAGGTCAACTACCtgtttttcaaggttttaaAGAATAACTAATCTTGCACCTTACATCAGGCAATTGCTTTCTGTAGAAAGGGAGGTTAATATTTTGCGAAAATTTTGTGCTAAAACAAAACGATTTTCTGATAGGTTGGTTACTTTTGATTTATGCCAACCATCGTGAGTGTACTTCATCACAATTGATATAATTGGATGaaatacttttgcaaaaaatacctACTTAGAGCATCGAAAACAGTTTACCAACCGATCCAACCTGACATGGGTCTGGAAAATCCAAAAAATCCCAACAATAGTTCATGATCAATCATCAAAAGAAATCTGCGGCCATACAAATATTAGCAAACTTTTTACAAAGCAAACACACCAAAATGACTGTAATGTCTGAAATGACGATAACATCTCTGAGTTTCAGTTAGATATTTAGGAACATTCACGACAGGTGTTTACTTTTCTCAGGAAAACAATGAAGTAAAACAGCACTATTTCCACACTAGATGTGTCACATGAAATAACCAATGGAAATACATGGTCAAAAGGGGCTCAGAGCATACCATTTCTTTGACAGTTTTAAACGCCCATTTTTCTCGGACCCCAAACCATTTTACTCTTTTCTTGTTAATAACGAAGAGGTTAAACTATTGTGGACAAACCTAGGATCTagttttttaaactatatttGCTACCACAAATTTTGATCAACTATTTTTGTAGAAATGtcttcattattttttttctttcaaaatgtCGGTGGCACTGCAATTGAAATTCATTCGTCTTACAgcaaacaaacatcacatcATTTTGGTAGTTGCAGCAAAACAATGGCAAATGTAAATCTCGGTTACAGAGTTTTTCATGATGAATCTAAACAATTTTAGGGCAACATAGTGTTACTGTTGTTACGATTGAGAAGGGAGCAATGAACAAGTttcataaatgaaaaaaggTAAGAATCAGAAAAAGAACAATTATGGTAAAAGAGGAATACTTTGTCGTGataaaatctttttaactTTCGCGATTGACCAAACTTACGTTGAGTAATCataatatttcaatcaaattatTTACCAAATCCGAAACATCAATTTATTTGAATCGAACAGAAATCATTTCCTCTAGGAAGAACCCCAATGCAACTTTCTTAGGAGGAAACCCTAGAAAATACTTAAAGTTCAAGGAATCCATCTAAATGTTTTGTAATATCCTGATGAAGAGTGCTGATCAAAActgttgttttaaatgttcAATGCCAAACAGTAGAACTActtgtgtttgttgtttatcAAATATCCTGTATTGATAGTACATTTTGTTCGAGTTTAGTCCTCAAAAGTTCTGTTTTAAAATGAGACTTTCGCCTGATATCTTATGAGATATCAGTGATGCAAAAAATACTATAAACAATGTATAGTGTATTGAAGTGCTATCTTTATTGTATTGTCTTATGATGTGTATGTTGTATCGCCTCCTAGTTTTGAAATCCGGGTTAATTGAGTCTTTATGGAATTGTGGTTGTGACCAGCATGCTTATGATGAATATAATACAAAAGTAGTACAAAAACCCGACACAATGCTAACAAACATACTTTTTTCACAACCAAATCCATAAGCTGATGCATCTAGGCAGGAAGAACATTCTGATCCTTCATATGCCGAATAACATCTGCAAACACCATGGCCAGTCTTACCATCTTCACAAAAGCCGTTTCCATGACATGGGTTGTGTATGGGTCCAGGGCAACTGCAAATGTAAATAGACACTAAACAGAAACACAGACACATTACAGCATTGCATTACATTACCTTAATGCTTTACAACTCGATAGTCTGCACtacaatatgtaaataatCACTGAGTACTTATACCAAAAAATTGCATTCAAATTGCACATGATAATAATGACTCACTGCATAACTTGCATATCTGACAACCAgacaattgtttttaaactttccaaaaaaacgacgcaaaatatttctttaacaCTTCATGTGTGCCAAATGGGAAACGATTTGAATTCATAACTATGTacagtaaataaacaaataaatttttttgaagcTTTTGGGgcctaaaaatgaaaaaaattgtacaaCCACAAAATAGGTGATACCGGATAAGgaataatacaaaatatttctttaacaCTTCACGTGTGCCAAATGGGAAACGATTTGAATTCATAACCATGTacagtaaataaacaaataaatttaaatttttgtgtgcAACTCAATTTGAAAGTTGTGCTAACTGTGGTTAATAAAATTAGCCTATTTATTGGTAAGAGAAATCATGCTTAAACGTGTCTTATCTCACTCCAAATAGCAATCAACCTGTCTTCTACTGtacaaaacaatgaaagttTCTTGCGACTATTAAACTATTCTAATgattattcaaacaattaacaTTTTGGTAGGCTATAGCTTTTCTTAACTCTCGCACAGCAGAATGATCAGGTTTGAATCTGCGAATCTGGTTGATTCGCActtgaaaaatatgaaaataaaaacggCCAAAATTTTTGCGTAGTATTAGAATTTGAATTAGACTTTATAATGTGTTGTGTTGGTCTTCAGTTCAGAACATATTTTCTTGAAGTCAGCTTTGGACTATATACTATTGATTCTTGACCATCTGTATATCAGCCATTGCAGAAAATTCTGGACCCCAGAATTATATGGTAACAAAGAATCATTAAATTCATAGTTTCATGCGGGTTACATCCAAAAATTAACTCGAAGCTCGTGGCCAGAAAAATATTAGACTAAGTAAGATCCTACAAGGAAGCAGCGAAAGTgataagaaaattttttcaaaatactggACATCTAAATTTTTCAACCATAGCTCCGAGCCTCCTGTGTCGATCAAACATTGTGCTTGTACAACTAACACATTGTCAAGCACAAAAAATTCAGTCAATGTTACTTGAAatcataaaattgtttattatttaaaaaaaaattttgtagtgTAACCTGCTAAAATAGGTTAACAAAAGTACAAATCTTCAACAACTTTGTcaccataaataaaaaaacacccgaatgcaattttaataaactttgaCATTGGTATATAATTTTAAtctaattaaacaacaaagtaGTAAAAAGTTAACCGCTTCTAGTTAAATACTAGAAAGAGATAATGAGCGTAAAATTGGAGACAGATCTGTTTATGAAGCACAAAATTTGCAGCAAGTAATAGCCTGTGGCATGAGCACAATAAAGTatgcaaatgaaataaaaaaaaattttgttcataagttactaaatttttgttttggcatCTTTTTAATGTACTGATCATTTATGTGTTATACCAATCTATTATATTCAGAGAAGCTGCACAGTTTTAATCTTGATGAATGTCTACGTCTAAGTTATCACCAAGGGCATAAAACATAACAATGTTTGAAacattatttcattatttgaAAGCTGTCTTTATTCCACTAAAACCACACCTTCATGAAACTTAGGTATAGATTGTTTTTAGCAGCATTCTTTGCAATATAAGACAAGACAGTTATAAAAGACAGCTTAAGTATATGATATTTATAAATAACATAATTTTGTGTCTCAACAAAATGGGTCATTTTGTCGCTAATCTGACTATGCATTGAACAACGTTCTCAGCATCTCTGGATCCAACAATTACTTCTGCAAAAATAATGCGATGAGTGAGACTGAACGACGATGCAATTTCTGCACTATCAAAATTGGACAAAAACGGAAAAGTAGATTAGGAAAATCAAAGCATGAATGTCAGAGCTCCGCTAGTCTTGCTTGCATGAGACACACTATGCAAATATGACCCAATTGTACTAAACAAGTCCAACTTTAGTATATATACTGGTAACTATAAAGATGGACAATATTGTCAtgttatttgttgttgttaatttattattgTGCTATACGTTATTATTTTCCACAATTTGGTTCTGTATATTATGGCACATtgcatgtacagtatatacgcATAACCTATAACTTCtaataaacaacattttgGTGTAAATAGAATACATGTTAAAGCATTACGCAAATCATTAGCTTGCCAAAGTTTACGGCCATTTTTGACATGACTTCTGaatttattcaaacaaaaaaactttaactaATGCATTTTTAGCAGTTCACTTGCAAAGCTAAAGGCACTTGGTACAGTACAACGACAAAATTGGTAAAGTAAAATAATACGAAGCACAAAATTCAAGATATCTTTTTTCGCTTACACCTTAAAGGCACGAAAAGCCGCTCTGCAGAATATTACATCGAACTGGCCAACCAGCCAATTGTCATGTAAGAAGGTCATTAATCACTTTAAAAACGGTAAAATCAAAGGAATTCTAGGGAATGGAAAGGTTTTACTTAATTGCAAATGGTAGAATAACGGCTGctaaaaacaattaacttgGAATGTATATTAGTgatgaaatttacaaaatttggtGAAGTTATTGGTGAAACAACTGCTCTTGTAAGTTATGTACTTTTTGTGCGGTACAATTGAAGTTGAATGTGGCTGAGTCTCAGCTACATTAGAGGTATTAACTTCCAAAAATCGTTCAAGTAAGAtgaggttaactgttaaaaattTGAAGCAACCTAAACACTGAAAACAACAAGTCTGTTTATTTTATACAAGCGAAAACAAGCTCAAGATAAACATCACCATATTTTTTTTGAACTTTGTTTTTGGGGCAATTTTTCCTTCTATCACATTAACTTGTCTTTTGCGAAAACAAGCTCAAGATAAACATCACCATATTTTTTTCGAACTTTGTTTTTGGGGCAATTTTTCCTTCTATCACATTAACTTGTCTTTTCTAGTTAATATTCAAGTAAGTTTGCATGCAAATCATGTTTCAAATTTAACTGATTTAACCTAAgttcaaaaaacaattccaaTCACACTAAAAATAATTGTAGCATTGTACACATTTGTAAATCAATAATGACTGCATTGTGACACAATGGTTGAATGGAAGCATACCACAAATTGTGTAAAACAGTCACCAAAACTCACAAGTACGAAGTATAAGTATAGACAACTCAGTCTACAGTATCATGCACATTCAAAGACAAAATAAATGACTGTGATTATGTGTGCTAATGTCAAAAGTCAGCTGGCATATATTAATACTATATTACACCAAACTTCACCTGATACaatcacttccaaaaaatcctttgcaacaaatttcagtggtaacatttttcttgcaaCTGTGCTTACAACCAAGTCTTTGACCAATAAAATTCGAGACCCTAACTTCATATATGCATTGTTGctgtgtgaaataaaaacaacccATTATGGTATATATTTATAGATCATTTGagtaaaaaatttcttaaaacttaGTTTACATAATATTGTGTCTATAGATAAACGTTTCACAATATCAAGCAAGAATGTATTATACTGATCCATGGCAGGTTTAGGAATGAATGTCAAGATGTGGGAACACCCTTCTCATTGAGAATACCTTCTACCAAAAGTGCTGTTTTGGTAGTTTTTTCTATAGGAAACTGACCGTTAAAGTTACTACGAAAGTGAAATGCATGCATTCGGTTCTTTTGAAGAACAAAAAGGCTGGATTTTTATTACTTAGATATATGTAAGTTCATCCAAGATGACAATGGCATCTACTAGACCATGGCATGCACTTTTGGCATGTTATTAATGACCCAAAATATCTTTGTGGTATTATGTTAACTCCTTCTCTTAAGTCGTCTAGGATTACACATGTATTGTTCAAGCATTCTTGCTTTAGAAAGGTTACCAGCACGGTACTAGACTAGCACCAATAGCCAAAACTGAGTAATTGAGCTTGTAGCTTAGCATCTACATTCACCAGCAGAAATTTACTAAAAGTAAGATAGCTCaagtttttaacagaaaatgGTCCTGTTATACACTTTAATTATGCCTATTACTTGTTGGCTACATAAAATATTCTACTTATATTTGATCCAAACACCGAAGTCATGTACCTTGTTTTTCATTTGGGGGGTAATAAGAGCCacaactgcttaaccactgtATTTTAGTAAAAACCCTTTCGCTAGCATTGTATGGTGTATTAATGATCTTAATCCTTTATTTGGAAATCTTTTCTTGACTTAAACCTGATAATGATTCCTTATCGCTTTAGCCCCGGTTACTGAGCTACTCTTTGTGCAAATTCTGATTTGTCAcacattttctatttttttttatgattttttatatagttgttattgtttgaatttagaactgttcacAAATTTAGTCTAAAATATTATGTTATGATTTCAAATTTGCTAAACGATGTGTTATCTGCACTATTATATCACATATTCAGTTATATAGTTATATTTAACGTTACAGTTATATTAGTTTTTGATTATTACGTACAAAGTTATGATGAACTATAAAGTTAAAACGACATACTTGTGAAATAAATGACTGAAAGATCtgaaaaaaatgtatgaattttatttagatttacTTGTGAATCATATTGGTCCTATGATGTATAAATATATtagcaaaacaaacatttgacAAAGCCACTTGCAAGCAACTGCCCAAACTGACAATGGAAAAATACTTTCAGGCATTGAAACACCCCAGGGATGACTGTGTAGAGGTTGGCgtcgttttaggatgtagaggttgatgccgacagatgcagatacagatgcagagtttatcggtcttagcttacgttacgttattgacttagttaacctactacattagtatctgactctattgttgcgtgcggttagaattctctaacctttctgatagccgaacgttcgtgttatattataacaaataccgtttgccagaaaaggcttttattgtaggtgctgtacactttctcaatattacaaataaccgagaacacaagtcatgtgactgtttacacgatgtctactgattcaatcaccacaactacagtagtacggtattacatatgtctataacttcgcgtctgtgactgaggttctgaggctctgagggagtctcacacaaaagttcaagcttataaaacgtgctgcgatgtggcggaactatatgacaaaaaaggcatgaacatttcaaagcgtgtgaacgtgaaaatcggtgtgtttgcaatgcaaattaaatttggttaagttggaaacagttacttggaagcgacctggtaacgtactaaataaggagctttcacacgaagttattcgtagcaagttttcaaatataccaacggtagtttgcagtgttctgaaaaggcaagttttaaactccatttactagctggaaaactctttcataagaatgatgtggcgggactgaaagtttaaaaactccaattgttctggaaaacacatttctacgaaagacgtaaggattttacaaaagcgagccaagccgccacattcctcccccgctacggaaggaaaaagatgacaattaACATGTAACGTACTGAAGGTGGCAATGGCGagcaagcacaaacaaaaaactgaagttatatacaaatgaatgaactGTTCGTATTCCAGGGTTTTGTCCGTAACCCCGTTGGATATATACTTCATCAAGGGGGCCATGTGGAAAGCAGGTGTGGCTGCTACCATGGTAAGGATTTTGCTCATAAACTCAAAATCAGGAACCAGCTGGAACAGTTCATCCAGCTGCTGGAACCAAAGTAGTAGATCCTCAGCCGAAGTGGTTGGCGGCGCAGGAACCGCAAGGGTCGGCATTGTAACGGTTGTTTTAAACGGCCGAAATAGTCTATGTACTGGTTGTAACACCGTAGCTTGTATATCTGCTAGATCAGCGCTCTGGGGCATGGGGGCAGGAGCGCCTTGCTCCCCAGGTCTGACGATCGGCACATACGGCGCGGGAGATGATTGTTGAACCGGTGAATCGGGTGAGTCGGGAATCATCTCAGTAACTGAAGTGATTTCGTCAATTTGAACGTCAGCGGAGGAATCAGATACCGTCGACATACTGAAGTGGTTTTGGCAGCAATGGTAGTGGCAGCAAAGTCTGTGGAGAAACTAAAGGGGTAgagggtaaattttttgcaactgcaCCTCCCCCTATTGAGGTGGGTTGAAACAGCTAAACTCATGCACAGGAATAGTTAGCATGCAATAAGGCgggaaaagtgaaaacgatACTAGCACAAGAATAAGCTACTAAGCATGCAACGAAGCAAAACGGTTACAAAATCGAAAGCGGCGACAAGGGAAAACGgcaaaattgtacatgcaAAGGACATTATCGGTATTGAAGCAAGGTGATACACATAGTGAAACTTAAAGTGTGTGGGTGCTCGCGAAATTatcacgagaagatgaagCGGGCGGTGCGTCATCAGCAGATCCGGACGGAGACGGTTCATCACGAGAACGCCGAGGCAAGGGCAGCGGTTGTGGTAGTTGAGGTCTTGCAACCGGCGCCTGCTGTTGGTGGCGCCAAGCGCGGACACGGGATACAAGGGATCTGGCATACTGCAAATGGTGCGGAGAcgatcggataaacccgatggtatggaagagggcccacatcatggcaaggagttgcaggatgaatataagggctgagagaaatggattcgtaattTGCGACAGAGCAAGGAGTAACGTTTGTTTCGCGGCGTGTGCGAatgtgtctgcgacgtaggatccgttgatcatagtttcatcagtagtagtagtaaggcttgtcatgacatgtcgcatttgttccttgagaaggttggcttcagacatagagctgagcagcgattgtagatcagtaaacgagtcagagtcaggtagctcgttgagaattttctcgtagtcgggtgccttgtagttgacgtgtataggcgacaaaggtaagttgagttgatgcacctgcacatgttcgtgcgataaagtatagttgtgatacaggacagtgtgtcccagaactcggaagacaaaacttcttgctggtcgatacgattccagcaggtGCATTCCCGGTaggacaatgttgtctgaaatgagttggccgtattgactgtggccgttttgatcgcgatatttGATGAGAGGACGTTGGCTGAATGCGTTTcggtacgcaagtgacggtaagacggtaccgttgatagagtgacatgctgctctggacataaaatctccaaggctggaacccatggtttgatgtccaagagtagtagtgagtatctcagtagggaagatcttcccaattgctttgtagagtgtgccaattagcttcgtgagttggcaatgtaggaacttgttctcttcgttgaaGGTAGTGAGAACTTCTGAAA belongs to Clavelina lepadiformis chromosome 6, kaClaLepa1.1, whole genome shotgun sequence and includes:
- the LOC143461910 gene encoding uncharacterized protein LOC143461910, whose amino-acid sequence is MSTVSDSSADVQIDEITSVTEMIPDSPDSPVQQSSPAPYVPIVRPGEQGAPAPMPQSADLADIQATVLQPVHRLFRPFKTTVTMPTLAVPAPPTTSAEDLLLWFQQLDELFQLVPDFEFMSKILTMVAATPAFHMAPLMKYISNGVTDKTLEYEQFIHLYITSVFCLCLLAIATFSTLHVNCHLFPSVAGEECGGLARFCKILTSFVEMCFPEQLEFLNFQSRHIILMKEFSS